From Pelodiscus sinensis isolate JC-2024 chromosome 23, ASM4963464v1, whole genome shotgun sequence:
gggttcgatttagtgggtctttattagacctgctacatcaaactccagaagatcaatcgcaGCAGCATCTATCTTCCCCAGAGTGAAGACATGACCTAAATGTTTCTCTTGATGATGTTTGAACCTAAAACTCTGAACCTCAGAATGAGGGTAGGGAGGGATGGTACATGGGACAAAGTCAAAGAAAATTATTTCCTGCTGGCTGAATATTGCATAGCCCTTATTTCACAAGGCCTGGGCTGGCTTTCAAGGGATGTTCACGGTTATGTGCACCTGGGATTTTGGCTAGGCCTGTTCTGAATGAGAAGCTTGGCTTGCAAAAAGCAGGTCAGGATGGAGGCTGCtatccacctccctcctccagaaAGTCCACAGTTTTGGCTCACCCCCTTCTTTAGAGGTGAAGGAAGCATTGGGAACGTTCTCTCACCGATCTTGTTCTAGTgttgtgttagggatgttaatatcagttaattgactagtcaagtagcctcctgaattcttatcagttactcatttattctatagtccctgggggcggggctggtagccagtgcactccggccccactcccgatgAGCCCCCatccactccacgctgctgcctctgtatcagggtaGCAAGGGCAGACtctaaaaaccagctcccctcacggactggctgcctgtcactcatgctgctgcctctgatacagaggcagcagtgctaggtggtggcagcagcccctgtctgggggtgagagtctgagctcctggacccagtgcaagccaggactgagctgggttgctggccaACACACTAAAAAATGTGAccggggggagcagggaaatgtgtgtaatctacagcattaacctataagcttttgcttatcggttaatcgactacactattcaATCCCTGTGCATGTGCGTATAAAGGCCCTCCTCTTGGATAAATGGTCAAGGCCTGGTCTGAGTGCGCATTCAATGTGAGGGACCATAGGCATGAGGTGCATAGGCATGGGGGTCGTTCTTGGGCTCACTAGCTGAGGGGAGGGTGTGGAAGGGCCCCTAGGCAATCTACTCACAGAAGGCTTTGTGTCTTTCCAGGGCTGATGACGACTCAGCCACTGTCTACGAGAACCTGAACATCAAAGGCCCAAAGGTTTCAGGGATGAATAACGtgggaagataaaggagctggATGGAGGCTGCACAGGTATGAGGGTTCCCTTCCATTGTCTGAGATGGGCACTAAACCCCACCTGGATTCTGTGGGCTGTAGTCCCTGGTCAGCATCATGTGACATGTGTGGCCCCATCTATGCAGGGAAAACCCAGCTACATGTTCGAACAGATCTTAAATGTATGTGTGTGCTGCTCCTGGGCAGTggctggctgtgggtgggggtgggagaaatgaggcaggaatttttatttttagaaaaaggcCTCAGCTTGTCCTGTTGGTCTCATTCTATGGTTGTCTTCCCAGTGTCggtgctgagggtatgtctacattgcagtctGACTGGATTACAGCTTGAGTAGATATGTCCAGGTTGGCATGGCTGCAAATAGCCAGGCAGATGCAGTAGTATGGACGTTAGCACAGGCACAGAACCCTGCGTACCTACTTGGGTGGCTAAAACCACAACTCTGCATCCATGCTGCTGTTTTGAGCCATGCTTGCACAGGCCTGTACTCTTGAGCTGCAGGCAAACCCTGGATTGCGTATTGGAAAGAGGGAGACCTAcacctagaatactagaactggaaggttcaagagatcaagtccagtcccctgcctcacggcaggaccaagcaccatctagaccagtgtttctaaacctttttttttttttaaagtaccccccccttttttttaaaatgtaagtacccgagtacctacagttttcagacacacgcacaatttttttctaccgttgcaacacatttgtttaaacaacttactcGTAGCCAGGCGGTCGAtgtactttttgcacccaaaacatttcaaaaataataaaacgctgtaaaacttaaaacaaaaattcagttttctccaaatgtcagttgttgatgtaccctccagacttctgtcaagtacccctaagggtagttgtcccactggttgagaaacactgctctagatcgtcatcacctgctcttaaatatctccggggatggagattccacagcctccctaggcaacttattcccgtgtttaaccaccccaacAGGAAGGTTTtccagctccccttgctgccatttcagcccattgctgcttgtcctatcagaggttaaggagaataatttttctccctcctccatgacCAGCAGGGGAGACTCAGATTTTGGGGATGAGTCAGTGTCATTGCACTACACTGGGCCAGGATGGTCAATCCCAACCTGACATGACCTCCATAATAGCCCTCTCTGGCTTGGCTTCATCAGACACCTCTCGATATGACTTCAACAGCCCCACCGCTTCCGATAGGTGCCCAGATGTAAAATACCCACAACTGCAGTATTCCTATGCATGGTTTCCTCACCTTAGAGCTTGGAGGGGCGCGCGTCtcatttgtctgtcttgtctgacTCGTTATACCTAGTAGCTgacaacttctctctctctctcctcttctcttcttTGGGTCTTAGGGTTTACCGTGTTTCCCTCCACACTTCCCAAATTCTGCCACCACTGCCTCCCCCTTACCTTCGCCTTCCAAGCACCTTGGATCCAGCGAGGAACCACAATGCTGAAAGCACATGAGCAGGGCAGAGTGTGCGCCTTAGGAACTCGCCTCGATCTAACGTATTCACGGGGAGCGACCTTTATCCGCTCCCTTTTTCACTTAGGCCGATATTTATGTGCAAGTGCCTCTGGATGTTGATAGGGTGTAAAAGCTcagtgttttttaatgtttttgtcttgtttttgttttaaaagaattaaattaattttttttttttaaattgttttgtaaaaaattgaaataaattgAGGCTCTGTTTAGGAGCTTGGCCTGCTGAGGACAATCACCGGCGTGTGGCGGCACTTCACAGCTTCAGGAGGTTGCTCCTTTCTGAGCACGAGGTGTTTAAACCGAATCCTGGGTTCACTCTACTGGCATGGGAGTGACGGACTGAGAACGCGGACTGGCTCCAGGTATTGTGCAAATCACTGCTGTGTAAAGGCCCTCTGCTCCCTCGCTCTTTTGGAAAATGCCCCTCCATTCTGCTGTATTAAACGTGGGCAGCTACACCGTCCTGCCAAAGCGCCTAGCTCCTGACGATGGGGCAGCCCCTGATATCGCCGCATGCAGAGAACCAGTGGGGTGCAGTGGACTTGTCCATCTGGCAGCAGAATCCACCTGCCACACAGGGAGTAGACTCGGACACCCGCATAAGTGAGGAGCCAGCCGTGGAACCTTCATCTCCAGCAACGCAGGCCTCTGTCCGTGGAGCCTGAAGCTCTCTGTGGCGGCAAACACAGGAGGGAGGTCACGGATCTGTGTGCTCAGCAGCAAGAGGGCCACCTCTCGTGGGCCGTCAGCACGTGAGAGCGAACCAAGGACTAAGAGCTCTGCTGAATTCGATTCCTGACTCTGCTGCAGTCGTGCTGCGTTCGTTCCCCCACGTTTGTATGCTGAGGCTGATACCATGTACACCGCataggggagctgtgggaagtgctttaatatttgtacagcaccgggaagaagaggagagaacGCTTTGGAGGGTTCATATTCCAGTTTGGTTCGGGCATCTTAATTCTGACTGTCAGCTGTCGCAGTGCCGGGCCAGCAAACCGCTCTGCCAAAGACCCtcctttctgccggactcctgGCTCTGTGCAAAAGCCCAGGGCCTGAATGCCAGGGCCTAAAGCTGGAGAACTTGTCTTGGACAGCTGTTAATGGCAAAAGAGAAGCTCTTCCTTGTCTGCCTGAGAAGATGGACTTGCTGGGCAGTGGCGTTAGCATGCAGGGGTGGCACTGTGGTCCTTCCAAGGCGCTGCCGGGGTAGAACAAGGAGTACAAGGATGTACCGTGGCTGGCACGTCGGTCACAGGGACAAGAAAGCCGTTTATTTTTATTGCACTTTTAATAAATGTTGACTATTCTAAAGGATTTagctgccctttttttttttttttttttttttttttacatttgaaatGCTAGTGACAGTGGCGGATGGATATTTGAAGTGGGGAGGGATGCCAGCAGGTGCCAGGCCTGTCCTACCTGAACACCTGCTCCTCTGACACCCCGATTGGCATCCCTCCCTAGTTTTGGGCTAGCTCTGAGCCACTAGCTTCTGAGAGAGCCAGTCTCCAAGTCCTCCCAAGCCTCAAGCGCATGCTGGGAAATGAGGCGGTTTTAAAGGGCTGCTGGTGATGGGGGTTGGTTGTTGGGGTAAATCCGGGGGAACAGACCAGACGGCAGCGGGTGCAGGGCTCTGCCTGGGCTGCAGTTTGCAGTGGGAAGTAAATGAGCAGACGGCAGGCAGTTGTACTGTGACACAGGCACCAGCCCCGTCCCCTTCCTTCTCTATTTGTCCCCTAGCCATTACAGGTGAGATGTTGGTGATTGTTGGGTCGTCTgatccatccccccctccccagactgaGCCCCTTCCGTACAAAAGGTTCCGCCCAGCACTGGATTAAAAGTCCtggatgcagcaggcagggagctggcctggACAATGCGTGTGTTCTAAGGCTTGCTATAAATCAGCCACCTATTGAATCGGTGACAGCAGCAGGGCCCTGCAGAAATGCTCCCCTGGCAAAGCTCTCATGCCCATGCTGGCGACCTGCTCTCCTACTCCAATCCCTCTTGACGGCTtggagggggagaagagctggGGAGAGCACCAGGCTGGCCCATCTGCAAACCGAGCCTTCCCCCCCTATTCAGGGGGTTACAATAAGATCTCTAGAGGCACACTGCAGAGGGGGTCAAGTAGGGTGAGGGTAAACACTTGAGCATTAGGGCGTCTGTATGGGGGTTgccagctgctgaaaatgattgATTGGTTTTTATGGACAGTACAGACAAATTACAGGcgcacagactttttttttttaagacccaTTATTCTGTAATACAAAGATGGCTCAAAAGGGCACAATATTTCACATGCATCCAGACACAATCCCATTCCTCCTACAGCCCTCCTGcccggcccctcctcccagccagggaggGGACTCCTAGGAGCTGCttgctggctggggccaggggccaccCCTGTGACCACCATGCTGTGAGTTACAAACAggagccaggggaaggctggtaGGCCCAGCCCGTTGTACCCTGTCCCCCACCacgggagcctgggggggggggggggtgctgcacaCATGCCCACCCCTACAGGTGCTGCTGTGCTGATGCTAGCGATGCCCAAGAAGAGTtcaaggcaggaggcagagaagaaCCACCCCCAGGCACAGGTCGGAGggcgccctgccaggagcatccCCCTCTGTCCCGGGAATTTAGAtccccctggagctgccccacCCTAAAGAAGTCACCCTGGGATTAAGGGAGAGGAACCCTGCTCCACTGTAAAGCTTGGTGGGGTGTCTTACTGGTCTAAGGTGTTTTTACCCAACTCTGATTTTAGCTCTTTTATGGACTGTCCCTGAATTTACCGAGGGCTGGCAACCATGAGCGGGACCCTGGCTCGCGATATCCAGCTGAGTGCTGGATTGATGCAGACGCTGGGGAAATGCTAGGTGCATCTGGTCTGGATTTAAAGCGGAGCACCTCCATGAAGGAGCAATGGCCTGGAGTTAACCAGTGCCACTGACATAAAATAGTAGAACTGCTATTGCTGGCTGTGGTTAAAGAGAAACATTTAGCTCCATTAGCAGGTCTCTAGCAATGGTGTATTCACTGAGTCCTCCAGGCTTGAGCAATGCAGCAAAGTCGTCCTGTTTAAAGACCTAGCTGGAGACAAGTGGCCGGTGTCTTACCACGCTGCTGTTAAAGGAGGTAAGTGATCGTTACGGAGAAGCATCTAGTCTGTTTTTCCCCCTCTGGTACATGGGCTAGTCCATCTTTAATGGAGCTGTGCAAAGTTCTCAGTGAACCGGTAACCCCTGACAGGACCAGAGTCCTGCATGTTAGAGAAATTAACTACTCCTTTTCCCCGCTCCCACTGCCCCATTCCCGTCTAtggttttgaattttaaaaaatggccaaGCTAAATATGGAGAGGTGGCTTTTCAACAGAAAATGCAAATTTCTGCAGTTTTTAAGGCACTCCTATTGTAGTAATTATTCCTCCCCCTCAAACTTAAACATTAAAGCACAAGTGCTGGGGTGGAAGGTAGTTTTACAACTTTTTTCACAGCTTCAGCTTGGTCTTCAGGTGGGGTTTCCTCCATTGACCAGCGTTGGAAGTAAAAAGCCCCAGCCCCAAATATCAAGCTGAACAACACCAACAATAGTTGAACACTAACAAATATAGTTATGAAATGTTTAATAAAGCACACAGTATAAAATTAAATAGTCACTTTTTATAGATACACAGCATTTGCACGCTTCTTTCCAAGGGCCGATGGTTTTCTCTCCTTTAGAAATAATCACAGCTAGACTATTTTTTTCACAGTGTTATGGGGTTCCAAGAAAATAATCCTTTTACTGTCACTTCTTTGTCATCAGTGAGTTGAAAGTGCTGAGTCTATTCCCAGCCGTGTCTTAGCAGaatatggcactggtgtgaggcACATGCATCTTTCCTGAGAAGCACCAGTCCTAGAAATACACCTTTGGCACAATACTCTTTGTGCAAGCCTTCAGGGTTCTGTTAGCTACGTAACATTTACAGGGGTGACAACATTGAGGTGGTGGCTTAATATGCTGCTATACACAACCCCTCCACCAAGGttcccttttaattttttttctatccatgtgaagaataaattttgtgcactcaggcatgtgcagatgtataccaccagtagaaacacaagctctcctgggtggccgcccaggtgctcagcttacagggaatgctgtcCCTTACTTTGCACTGGCATCACTGAAGTTTAAAGTGCATAGGCGCAGCAGCATGTAGGTCGAGAACAGGGACTGCTACCGCTTGGCCATGAGGTATGTTGGCAAAGCCCAGTAGTCGGCAACTTGGCCTAGGTCAGAGAAGTGGAGGGGCATGGCTAGCCCTAGGGCTGCTTTTCAGTGCCAACTCTAGTTAGAGAGCAGGCTGGTACCAGGCACAGTAGAGTTGTTCTGTGTAAACAGGGTGGTGCCCGGCCTTGTGTACGTGACGGTCCTTGTGAAGCAGCGGAGGTTCCCGGTTTTCAGGGCGCACTGAACTGGCCACAGAATGATGCACAGTAGGATGATGGCGAGGGCAGAGAGGAGGACGATGCGTTTCCAGTCATCGCATATggcgcagcgggacagccgcccGGCCATGCCCTCTGTTGGCGTCGTGGGAACGTTGGGCTTGCTCATGGCCACGTCGAGCCAGATGCAGGCGTTGGGGTCTTCTGTGTCCTGGGATGATTGTCGGCAGCACAGCTTGCTGCCTTCCATCCACACCAACTTCTCCCGCTGGAGCTCAGGAGGCAAGGTGGACAGGAGCTCCTTGCTGGTCTGGAGTGCTGGAGGGCCCTCGAGGGGGATCTCCGTTGGCTGCCtgcacagggggcagggcaggtggtccTCCACCCGGTGCGGCGGCAGCGCCGAGGTCAAGCGGGCCACACACTCCAGGCAGAAGACATGGGTGCACTGCAGCAACTTGGGTGTCTTGAAGCTGTTGTCGTAGGTGTTGAAGCAGATGGAGCACTCGATGGGGGAGGTAGGCTTGGGGGAGGTCGGGGAGCTGAGCTTCCTGCCATAAGTGGGGGAGGTGACTATGATGGGGCTTATGGGAATAGGCACCTCATCCTGAGCGGCAGGAATGGGGCTGCTGGGGGAACGGGGCGTCTCGGTGCGCCGCATTTGGGGTAACCACGACATGACTGACCCTGAGGAGACAAGCAGAACAACGTTAGAGGCTAGGTAAGAGGGAGGGGAAAACGCTTTGCTACGTTCTCCTAAATATTTACCCCTAAAGAGAGATTAGTCTGATGCAGGCATGAGCGTGGCTCCCTTGAGAACTGCAATTCCCACAGAGCTGaaattatggggggggggaggtagatatGAAAGTAAGACCCCACGCCCGCAATCCTCCTCCAGCAAAAGTTGTGTGGGGGACAGAGACAAGCCACCAGCAGGCATCCGGCGAAGCTAGCCAAAACATTTCCACCACAGCCGCTGGAAGGAGTTCACAAcggctgcctccccctgccaccaaAAACCAAAAGACGTACCCCACTGGCCGCTTCCCATCACCTGAGACGGGAGGAGCAGAGCAGAAGTTTCCATGAAGTCAACTAAGGACTTGGCTATGCCAATCTATTAAGCGGGGAGGTGCTCAGGGGTAACGGTGATGGGCACCAGTACAAAAGCCTAAGATAAATAGATAAattgtaaaaaaaacaacaaatggtctggtagcactttatagactaaacatggagatgggatcatgagctttcttgggcacagcccacttcttcagataactggtaTTATGAGcttgggatatgaaaactcgaaagcGCCCCCATGGACTGATAGAACATCCCCTTCAGCTTTATGGTCAGCACCCCCAGCCAGGTGCCTTCATGTGCCCCTGAGTGTCCTCTCCAGTGCACCGCCTTGGGAATGGGTGGGGGACCCCGGTTGTTTGCAAGGTAGGTAAGCTTGCTGTGTTTCCtattggggcagaggagagaccTAATCTTGCAATCATGACATGGCAAGAAACATTGCCTAAGGAAATTCCCTCCAGAACCTGAGGGAGGAGAATTCCTCACTGAGCTATTTCCTTGTTGTGCTATCTCCTAGAGACGCGGCTTCTGCCTGGTCACCTCAGACTGACCGCGCCAGCCTGCCCTGAGCTATGTGATGCCCTGGTGCTGTCTGCCCCCAAGGATGTCCAcgtgggagggagctctggcaCCGAGTGCCAACGCTGCCACCCTGTCAGCAAGTGAATTCACAAGCTTGAGGTGGAGTCACTCCAGTTGGTGTGTAAATGTGGCCTCACAGTTGGAGGCTATCTGTAGCCATGACAACAGGGCAGCTACCCTGACTTGGGGGAATATTTAAAAGTTTGTCTTGGAAAGTGGACATTTAATTGGAGGTTTCCCCAGAATTCCTGGGAAGCATTGGTTTCAGACTAGTCACTGAACTGGGCGAACCTGTTGGCTTTGTTTTGCAAAACAGCATC
This genomic window contains:
- the RNF223 gene encoding RING finger protein 223, with translation METSALLLPSQVMGSGQWGSVMSWLPQMRRTETPRSPSSPIPAAQDEVPIPISPIIVTSPTYGRKLSSPTSPKPTSPIECSICFNTYDNSFKTPKLLQCTHVFCLECVARLTSALPPHRVEDHLPCPLCRQPTEIPLEGPPALQTSKELLSTLPPELQREKLVWMEGSKLCCRQSSQDTEDPNACIWLDVAMSKPNVPTTPTEGMAGRLSRCAICDDWKRIVLLSALAIILLCIILWPVQCALKTGNLRCFTRTVTYTRPGTTLFTQNNSTVPGTSLLSN